The Desulfonatronospira thiodismutans ASO3-1 region GCTCAACGTTTATTCCATACGGTAATGCTTGCTTACGGCCCTGTTAATTTTCCAGGTGCAGGACATGCCCCTGGGAAAGGTCACCAGATCGCCGGCCTTGATGACCACAGGCTCTCCGTCCTCCGGGGTCACCTCAACCTCTCCTTCCACGATGTAGCATGTTTCCTGCTGATCATAGTGCCAAGGGAATTCTGATTCCTTTTCTCCCCAAGTGGGCCACTGCCAGACCCCCATTTTTTCCAGTTCTTCCCGGGGGGGATTACGGGTTATCTTTATTTCCTGCATAAACCCTCTCTTTTTTGGTTTTCAGTCAATACTGGGCATCAAGGTCCATTTGATATGCCATCCCTGTTCTTTTTCCAGGCAGATAATTCCGCCGTTTTGGAACTTTATCACTTGGTTGTCCTGGTCTCCGTTCACCAGAAGTGAAGCCAGCCGCTGCATGAAGGGAAGGTGTCCCACCAGCATAAAGTGGTTAAGCTCTTCCAGTTTATCTTTCCAGGCCTGGACATCGTCAAGGGGGCCCAGTCCCTGGGCTGCTTCTATGCTTATTGCCGGATTCAGGGTGCCGGACATTATCCGTGCGGTCTGTTCTGCTCTTTTTTTGCCGCTGTGCAGAATGCCCTGGACAGGAACCCGATAGTCCCCGGCAGTTTCAGCAATGCGGCGGACTTCTTTTTCACCCTCTGGAGAAAGGCTCTGATCAGGGTCCTGGTCCTTGGGCCTGCTTTTTCCGTGCTGAACCAGGTAAATCTGCATAAATCACCTCCCTGTGCGTATAAATACAAGTTGCTTTTTTGTATCATGTCAGAGCTTTGGATTTGGCATGGGACCGGCTCTCCCCGCACTTATTATTCAAATATGCTGAAATCTCCTGTGGCAAAAACAAGCACGGGGGACCTGTCGCCTGCTTTTTTTAAAAGCGCTGAACTGATACCCGTTTTTAAACCTGAAAGACTCGTATATATGGATTGGATCATACATTATAGTTAGTCAATGGTGATGGGGGGTGTCAAGGAGTAAAGAAATGCTTCTTATGCCGGTGAAAAGCATTCTTGACAACGCTTAAAGCTTGTGCATTGTTGCCGGGATGAAGAATAAACCCGTTTCTGAAGTATGCAATGAATTTTCTCTGGGCACCCTGGGACTTCCGGAATTTTCCCGGGTTCTTGAACATGGTTATGTGCCTGAGCATTCTGCACGTTTCATGCGGGCCATGTCCTGCGGGGAACCTTTTATTGTCCGGGACCATCTTTTCCTGGCCGGCGGGGACTGGTTGATGGCCGTTGGATATCCATTAACAGGGCCTTATCACCCTCAAAGCTTTTCAGAAGCCCTGCGGGAAAGCATAAAGCGAATCAGGCCCGCCAGGTGCTGGTCAGTGAGTCCTGCTCTTCCGGAAGATCTCTCCGGGCATTGCGTGGAGCAGGACTTTTACTATATCCTGCCGGTGGAAAGCAGGGTGCAGTCCCGCCTTCTGCGCCTTGCACAGAAGGCCTCCAGGTCCCTGGAGGTGGAGCAGGGCAGGGAGTTTACTCCGGCTCATGAGGAACTTTGGAAGGAATTTGTTCATAACCGTACTCTTCCTGCCAGGGTACGCAATATGTACCAGCGTACCGTCCATGTGCTGGCCGGTGTCCCGGAGCTTTTCCTTCTCAATGCCTGGGATGAAAACGGCAATCTTGCCGCCTGTCTGCTTCTGGATCCCGGTCCAAAGCGTTTTGTCAGCTATCTTATCGGGGCGCATTCCCGCATCAATTATGTCCCTTACGCAACCGACCTGCTCTTTCGGGAAATGATCGAGCTGTCCCGGGACAGGGGAAAGGAATTCATTCATCTGGGTCTTGGGGTAAATCCAGGCATCAGGCGTTTTAAGGTGAAGTGGGGCGGAACCGCCCACTGGCCCTTCGAGTTTGCCGCCTGGGAGGAAAAGCCGGAAGCGCATAAAGAGTCGAAAGTGCACCCTGTTCCTTTCATGGAGGACAAGTTCAAGTTTTTTTTGAACCTTCCAGAGCAGCGCAGGCTGGCCATGATCTGGGAGTTGGAAAAAAACGGACGCAGAAGCTGGATTGCCGGGGCCGCGCATTTTTATCCCTACAGTTTCCGGCTGGACATGCGCAGGCTTTTCCAGGAGGTGGATACAGTGCTTTGCGAAGGCCCCCTGGACCAGGTAAGCATGGATATCATAGCCGATTTCGGCAAGAATCCGGACCCGGATACCCC contains the following coding sequences:
- a CDS encoding cupin domain-containing protein, with the protein product MQEIKITRNPPREELEKMGVWQWPTWGEKESEFPWHYDQQETCYIVEGEVEVTPEDGEPVVIKAGDLVTFPRGMSCTWKINRAVSKHYRME
- the sixA gene encoding phosphohistidine phosphatase SixA yields the protein MQIYLVQHGKSRPKDQDPDQSLSPEGEKEVRRIAETAGDYRVPVQGILHSGKKRAEQTARIMSGTLNPAISIEAAQGLGPLDDVQAWKDKLEELNHFMLVGHLPFMQRLASLLVNGDQDNQVIKFQNGGIICLEKEQGWHIKWTLMPSID
- a CDS encoding TraB/GumN family protein, with product MKNKPVSEVCNEFSLGTLGLPEFSRVLEHGYVPEHSARFMRAMSCGEPFIVRDHLFLAGGDWLMAVGYPLTGPYHPQSFSEALRESIKRIRPARCWSVSPALPEDLSGHCVEQDFYYILPVESRVQSRLLRLAQKASRSLEVEQGREFTPAHEELWKEFVHNRTLPARVRNMYQRTVHVLAGVPELFLLNAWDENGNLAACLLLDPGPKRFVSYLIGAHSRINYVPYATDLLFREMIELSRDRGKEFIHLGLGVNPGIRRFKVKWGGTAHWPFEFAAWEEKPEAHKESKVHPVPFMEDKFKFFLNLPEQRRLAMIWELEKNGRRSWIAGAAHFYPYSFRLDMRRLFQEVDTVLCEGPLDQVSMDIIADFGKNPDPDTPRLSSMLTDSEIKNLEKVVLGRNFWSRLLNMSLENGPDVRYYLAYTKPWLAFFTMWSSFLRRHGWEQSVDREAWDTAQEMGRYVLGMETISEQLRTLDSIPVDRIVRFFRDCHNWSGLKKRYETGYLKGELDRMFGTSAEFPSRTEMVINRRDERFLSRMLPFLEKGGCAVFVGSAHMLNLRSMLREAGFSVHRRK